In Corynebacterium frankenforstense DSM 45800, the DNA window GGGCTGGTTCGACCACGTGATGCGCATGCAGGAGCGCTACGCCTCCTTCGGCGGCAACCAGTACTCCGCGGGCATCACCTACTTCTCCGTGCTGGCGATCTTCCCGCTGCTCATGCTCGTCTTCGCCGGCGCCGGTTTCGTGCTGGCCAACAACCCGGACCAGTTGGAGTCCCTCCAGGACTCGGTCACCGGCAGCCTCGAGGGCGAGATGGGCGAGATGATCAGCGGGGTCATCGAGACCGCCGTCGCCCAGCGCGGCGTCATCGCCGGCATCGGTGGTCTGACCGCCCTGTGGTCCGGCCTCGGGTGGATGGACAACCTGCGCTACGGCGTGTCCAAGATGTGGCGCCTGGACCCGACCGACGGCAACTTCGCCGTCAAGAAGGCCATGGACCTCGTCGGCCTGATCGGCCTGCTGCTCGCCTTTGGCGTCGCCTTCGGTGTCACCGCCGTCGGCTCCTCCGGCCTGACCGCCCGCCTGATCGAGATGGTCGGCCTGGACCACGTGCCCGGCATCCAGTACGTCACCTGGCTGCTGGCCGTCCTCATCGGTGTCGCGGCCAACTTCCTGGTCATGCTCTGGATCGTGATGTACCTGCCGCGCACCCGCGTGCCGCGCCGCTCCGGCCTGCAGGCCGCGCTGATCGGCGCGGTCGCCTTCGAGGTCATCAAGCAGCTCGGTTCGGTCTTCGCCTCCAACGCGCTGAACAACCCGGCCGGTGCCGCCTTCGGCCCGATCATCGGTCTGATGGTCATGATGTACCTGGTCTGGCGCGTGGTGCTCTACGTCTCCGCGTGGGCCGCCACCACCGAGGAGTCGCTGCGCCTGGTCAAGCTGCCGGCGCCCGAGCCGGCCGTGATCCGCGTGCGCAACGAGGTCCGCCCGGAGACGGTCTCCACCCCGACCGCCGTGGGTGTGGGCGCCGCCGTCGGCGCGGCCGCCACCGCGCTGGCGACCCTGCTGCGCCGCCGCTGAGCGGGGGCGCTCAGCGAACGACAAAAAAGGGGCGGGGCCTGATCGGTCCCGCCCTTCTCCCATGCCTCGCCCCGGCCGGTTCGGCCGCGCCGCGAGGCGCGGCCCGCTCAGCGCCGCCGGCGGGTGAGCCAGACACCCAGGCCTGCGGCGAGGACCACGGCGGCCACCACGCCGGCGCCGACCCAGGTGCCGCGCCCGGCCCACATGCCGGCCTGCGCGGTCCGCCCGCCCGTGGCGTCGTCGGCCTCGGGGGCGGTCGTCGCCCCGGCGCCGACCTCTCCGGTGGTCTCGGCCAGCGAGTCGACCTTCTCGCCGGCGGGCACCTCGTAGGCGGCGTGCAGGAAGCGCTGTGTCTGCTCCCACGCCCGGCCCTTGTCGATCGTGGTGTCCAGCACCACCGCCGCCAGGCGCCGCCCGTCGCGGTCGAGCGCGCCGACGAAGGTGTGGTGCGCGTCGTCGGTGTAGCCGGTCTTGCCGCCGATGCCGTCGGGGTCCTGCAGGAACAGCTGGTTGTCATTCCACAGCTGGTAGCCGTTCGACGGGTCGTCGTCGGTGAACGGATCTTCGTCGGGGGTGCCCGACTGTGCCGCGTCGTTGCCGCGTGCCGGGTCGGTCGCCCCCGGCTGCGCCGGTTGGGCCGGCTCGGTCGAGGCCTCCGCCGCGTCCGGGTCGTTGTCGTGGTGGCCGGGGAAGTTCACGTAGTCGGTGTCGACCATCTCCGCGAAGGTCGGGTTCTCCCAGGCGGCCCGGTACATCAGCGCCAGGTCGTGCGCGCTGGTCATCTGGCCCGG includes these proteins:
- a CDS encoding YhjD/YihY/BrkB family envelope integrity protein produces the protein MAATVTDSDEKRTDVYGIERSTADEPGMVDKLRRKWGWFDHVMRMQERYASFGGNQYSAGITYFSVLAIFPLLMLVFAGAGFVLANNPDQLESLQDSVTGSLEGEMGEMISGVIETAVAQRGVIAGIGGLTALWSGLGWMDNLRYGVSKMWRLDPTDGNFAVKKAMDLVGLIGLLLAFGVAFGVTAVGSSGLTARLIEMVGLDHVPGIQYVTWLLAVLIGVAANFLVMLWIVMYLPRTRVPRRSGLQAALIGAVAFEVIKQLGSVFASNALNNPAGAAFGPIIGLMVMMYLVWRVVLYVSAWAATTEESLRLVKLPAPEPAVIRVRNEVRPETVSTPTAVGVGAAVGAAATALATLLRRR